A region from the Sphingomonas sp. S2-65 genome encodes:
- the phoB gene encoding phosphate regulon transcriptional regulator PhoB has product MARVNMLLVEDDAAIAELVTWHFKREDYEVKHTPDGEEALLLAKEAAPDIVLLDWMVEGLSGIEVCRRLRRMPETANIPIIMLTARGEEEDRVRGLETGADDYVTKPFSPRELVARVGAVLRRVRPALAGEALTYADIEMDTVGHKVRRGGEVISLGPTEFRLLKHFLEHPGWVFSRERLLDAVWGHDSDIESRTVDVHIRRLRKAINNGDRPDIIRTVRSAGYSLDAGN; this is encoded by the coding sequence ATGGCTCGAGTGAACATGCTGCTGGTCGAGGATGACGCGGCGATCGCCGAACTCGTCACCTGGCACTTCAAGCGCGAGGATTACGAGGTCAAGCACACCCCCGATGGCGAGGAAGCGCTGTTGCTCGCCAAGGAAGCGGCCCCCGACATCGTTCTGCTCGACTGGATGGTCGAGGGCTTGTCGGGCATCGAGGTGTGCCGGCGCCTGCGCCGTATGCCGGAGACCGCCAACATTCCGATCATCATGCTCACCGCGCGCGGCGAGGAAGAGGACCGAGTGCGCGGGCTCGAGACCGGCGCCGACGATTACGTCACCAAGCCGTTCAGCCCGCGCGAACTGGTCGCACGGGTCGGCGCGGTGCTGCGCCGGGTGCGCCCTGCCCTTGCCGGCGAGGCGCTGACCTATGCCGACATCGAAATGGACACGGTGGGGCACAAGGTTCGCCGTGGTGGAGAGGTGATCTCGCTCGGGCCGACCGAGTTCCGCCTGCTCAAGCATTTCCTCGAGCATCCGGGCTGGGTATTCTCGCGGGAGCGGCTGCTCGACGCGGTGTGGGGTCATGACTCGGACATCGAGTCGCGCACGGTCGATGTGCACATTCGGCGGCTGCGCAAGGCGATCAACAATGGTGACCGCCCCGACATCATCCGGACCGTGCGTTCGGCAGGCTACTCCCTGGATGCGGGGAACTGA
- the phoU gene encoding phosphate signaling complex protein PhoU produces MATGHEHTVKAFDQDIGKLRALISQMGGLAEQAIHDAMKALQRGDTALAKEVRKKDKQIDAIEAEIEKLVVRVIALRAPMADDLREVIAALKIAAVVERIGDYAKNIAKRVPMIHTEGEDRIEAISILPAMAQLASDMVHDVLDAFSARDAEAAAAICERDTALDDFYDSIFRTLVTFMVENPRTVSQVAHLLFVAKNLERIGDHATNVAEMVYFAATGRYLADEAAAG; encoded by the coding sequence ATGGCTACGGGCCACGAACATACCGTCAAGGCCTTCGATCAGGACATCGGCAAGCTGCGCGCGCTGATCTCGCAGATGGGCGGCCTTGCCGAGCAGGCCATCCACGACGCGATGAAGGCACTGCAGCGCGGCGACACTGCGCTCGCGAAGGAAGTCCGCAAGAAGGACAAGCAGATCGACGCGATCGAAGCGGAGATCGAAAAACTGGTCGTCCGCGTGATCGCCCTGCGCGCGCCGATGGCGGACGATCTGCGCGAGGTGATCGCCGCGCTGAAGATCGCGGCGGTCGTCGAGCGCATCGGCGACTATGCCAAGAATATCGCCAAGCGCGTGCCGATGATCCACACCGAGGGCGAAGACCGCATCGAGGCGATTTCGATCCTTCCGGCGATGGCGCAGCTGGCCAGCGACATGGTGCACGACGTGCTCGATGCCTTTTCCGCGCGCGACGCCGAGGCCGCGGCAGCGATCTGCGAGCGCGACACCGCGCTGGACGATTTCTATGACTCCATCTTCCGGACGCTCGTGACCTTCATGGTCGAGAATCCCCGCACGGTCAGTCAGGTCGCCCATCTGCTGTTCGTCGCGAAGAATTTGGAGCGGATCGGCGACCACGCCACGAACGTCGCTGAAATGGTCTATTTCGCCGCTACCGGCCGCTATCTTGCGGACGAAGCGGCTGCCGGCTGA
- the pstB gene encoding phosphate ABC transporter ATP-binding protein PstB: MTDVPHKMTARDVNVFYGEKQAVKNVSIDIDMDRVTAFIGPSGCGKSTFLRTLNRMNDTIGNARVEGQITLDGEDIYSPDMDVVQLRARVGMVFQKPNPFPKSIFENVAYGPRIHGLAASKTDLEEIVARSLRRAGLWEEVKDRLQESGTALSGGQQQRLCIARAIAVDPEVILMDEPASALDPIATAKIEELIHELRGRYAIVIVTHNMQQAARVSQRTAFFHLGNLVEYGDTDNIFTAPREERTKDYITGRYG; encoded by the coding sequence ATGACCGACGTTCCGCATAAGATGACCGCACGCGACGTGAACGTCTTCTACGGCGAGAAGCAAGCCGTGAAGAACGTTTCGATCGACATCGACATGGACCGCGTGACGGCTTTCATCGGGCCTTCGGGCTGCGGCAAGTCGACCTTCCTGCGTACCCTGAACCGGATGAACGACACGATCGGCAATGCCCGGGTCGAAGGGCAGATCACGCTGGACGGCGAGGACATCTATTCGCCCGACATGGACGTGGTGCAGCTGCGCGCGCGGGTCGGCATGGTATTCCAGAAGCCGAACCCGTTTCCCAAGTCGATCTTCGAGAATGTCGCTTATGGCCCGCGTATCCACGGGCTCGCGGCGTCGAAGACGGACCTTGAGGAGATCGTCGCGCGCTCGCTGCGCCGGGCCGGCTTGTGGGAAGAAGTGAAGGACCGGCTGCAGGAAAGCGGCACGGCCCTGTCCGGCGGACAACAGCAGCGGCTGTGCATCGCGCGGGCGATCGCCGTGGATCCCGAAGTGATCCTGATGGACGAGCCGGCTTCCGCGCTCGACCCGATCGCCACGGCGAAGATCGAGGAACTGATCCACGAGCTTCGCGGCCGCTATGCGATCGTGATCGTCACGCACAACATGCAGCAGGCGGCGCGCGTGAGCCAGCGCACTGCGTTTTTCCACTTGGGCAATCTGGTGGAATATGGCGACACCGACAACATCTTCACCGCGCCGCGCGAAGAGCGGACGAAAGACTACATCACCGGAAGGTACGGCTAA
- the pstA gene encoding phosphate ABC transporter permease PstA, with product MSSSLIPQLPIEGHEPAERAPTDWKTQSMQRRIRRRYAAERRFRFFGLAAVVLSAAFLAFLLVTMMSQGWRGFTRTDIALPIDFRASGVTVERAQLQTAGADLALAGAGLENAVKGAAVAAFGDGGEDFISESAWVAVRDTIKHDPSVLDRTVRIEVPASSEIDQAMAGRGTPELLAAVAKLRDAGMVSRHLNLNFLKASDSTDPVVVGIWGALKGSLLTMLVTFLIAFPVGVLSAIYLEEYASRNRWTDLIEVSINNLAAVPSIIFGLLGLAVFLGSWSLFGYRFGPLLPRSAALVGGLTLALMIMPVIVIASRNAIKAVPPSIRDAALGIGASPIQVVFHHVLPLAMPGILTGTIIGMARALGETAPLLLIGMRAFIVTPPSGLTDPATVLPVQIFLWSDEVSRGFVEKTSAAIIVLLVFLLAMNGIAIYLRNKFETRW from the coding sequence CCCGCGGAGCGTGCACCGACCGACTGGAAGACGCAGTCGATGCAGCGGCGCATCCGCAGGCGGTATGCCGCGGAGCGCCGGTTCCGCTTCTTCGGGCTGGCGGCCGTGGTGCTGTCGGCTGCGTTCCTGGCTTTCCTGCTCGTCACGATGATGTCGCAGGGCTGGCGTGGGTTCACGCGCACCGACATTGCGCTGCCGATCGACTTCCGGGCGAGCGGCGTCACCGTGGAACGCGCGCAGCTCCAGACCGCAGGCGCGGATCTGGCGCTGGCGGGCGCCGGGCTGGAGAACGCAGTCAAGGGCGCGGCCGTGGCGGCGTTCGGCGATGGCGGCGAGGACTTCATCTCCGAAAGCGCATGGGTGGCCGTGCGCGATACGATCAAGCACGATCCGTCGGTGCTCGACCGCACCGTTCGCATCGAGGTTCCGGCTTCCAGCGAGATCGATCAGGCCATGGCGGGACGCGGCACGCCGGAGTTGCTCGCCGCGGTCGCCAAGCTTCGCGATGCGGGCATGGTTTCCCGGCATCTCAACCTGAACTTCCTCAAGGCGTCGGACTCGACCGATCCGGTCGTGGTGGGCATCTGGGGTGCGCTCAAGGGCTCGCTGCTGACGATGCTGGTGACCTTCCTGATCGCCTTTCCCGTGGGCGTGCTCTCGGCGATCTATCTGGAAGAATATGCGTCGCGGAACCGTTGGACTGACCTGATCGAAGTGTCGATCAACAACCTCGCGGCGGTCCCTTCGATCATCTTCGGCCTGCTCGGGCTTGCGGTGTTCCTCGGCAGCTGGTCGCTGTTCGGCTACCGCTTCGGTCCGCTGCTTCCCCGCTCCGCGGCGCTGGTGGGCGGCCTGACCCTCGCCCTGATGATCATGCCGGTGATCGTGATCGCCAGCCGCAATGCGATCAAGGCGGTGCCGCCGTCGATCCGCGATGCGGCGCTGGGTATCGGCGCCAGCCCGATCCAGGTCGTCTTCCATCATGTCCTGCCGCTGGCGATGCCGGGTATCCTGACGGGCACGATCATCGGCATGGCGCGCGCGCTGGGCGAGACCGCTCCCCTGCTGCTGATCGGCATGCGCGCGTTCATCGTGACGCCGCCTTCGGGCCTGACCGATCCGGCCACCGTGCTGCCCGTTCAGATCTTCCTGTGGTCCGACGAAGTCAGCCGTGGCTTTGTCGAGAAGACCAGCGCCGCGATCATCGTGCTGCTGGTGTTCCTGCTCGCCATGAACGGCATCGCCATCTATCTTCGCAACAAGTTCGAGACCCGCTGGTGA